Below is a window of Candidatus Omnitrophota bacterium DNA.
CGTAGATAAGATTTTTGGAGGTGCCATCCCAAGAAATTATATTCCTTCTGCGGAAAAAGGTATTTTGCAGGCTTGCTCTGAAGGCGCGGTTGCGGGTTATCCGATTGTGGATTTAAAAGTAACCCTGGTGGATGGTTCGTATCACGACGTAGATTCTTCGGATATGGCCTTTCAGATTGCCGGAGCCATGGCCTTAAGAAAGGCAGTGGCCGAGGCTGGGCCGGTTCTTCTTGAGCCGGTGATGCAGGTAGATATTTCTATACCTGAAGATTGCCTTGGCGGGGTAAGCGGAGACATAAATTCCCGCAGAGGCCACATGGCTGGTATGGAAGTAAAAGGTAAGACCCAAGTGTTAAAAGCCTCAATACCGCTTGCGGAAATGTTTACTTACGCTAATGACTTAAGGTCTTTAACCGGCGGCAGGGGAAGTTACACTATGCGTTTTTCGCATTATGCCGAGGTTCCGCATAAGATTGCCTCCACGATTATAAGCCACTATCAGGCTTCGCGTAAACAGGACGCGGAAAATCAGTAGGGATTTTAATAAACCATTAATTTATCCCGAAGTTCCGGATATAAATCTGTCCAGCGCGCCGGAAATTAAATAAAATACTCCGGGGCAATATTTTGGTGCTCCAGAAAGGTATGGATCATGAAGATCGGTATTTTTGGTATTGATGGTTTTTCTCAAGGCAAAGCCAATATTGTTGACCAGAGAGTAAAAACTTTGGAGCAGATGTTTAAGTCGGCAAAACAAGTTTTTATACAGGCGGATATTTTAACTCAGGAAGATAAACTTAAAGAGGCAGATGGTATAATCTCCCTTGAAGAGTCACGCTTGGTTTTAGTGATGACAGACTTGGAATTTGTGGAATTAAGGCTTTCACGCGGAGCCGAAGCATTAGAAAAGGAATTACTTTTGCGCGCCAAAGACTGCCTTTCCAAAGAAAATATGCTTTCAACTTTGGAATTAACTGAAGAAGAGAAAAAGATTTCCGCAGCCTTTCCGTTTTTGACTAATAAACCCATATTTTTCTGTAAGCCAGAGGATGCGCAAGAAAAAGAAAAACTTTTATTTAACGCCTACTACGGGTTTGGATATATTTCCTTTTTTACCGCCGGAGATAAAGACGCGCACGCCTGGTCAATAAAAAAAGGCGCCAATGCCTACGAATCAGCCGGATGTATTCATTCGGATATCCAGAAAGGTTTTATCCGCGCCGAGGTCTTAAGCTACGATGACCTCATAAAAGATGGCGGGCTTTCTCAGGCCAGGCAAAATAATCATATCCGCCTTGAGAACAAAGAATATATTGTTCAGGACGGTGACTATATAGTGTTTAAGTGTAATAAATAAAGAGCATGGGGTTGGTTATGAGTTATGAGTGAGGGTGAGTTGTGGGGGAAAGAAGAAAGGATAATATATGCTAAAAATTAAACGCGCATTGATCAGTGTTTCTGATAAAACAGGAATTCTCGACTTTGCCAAAGTCCTGCAAAGTTTTGGAGTAGAAATTCTTTCTACCGGAGGCACGGCAAAAATTTTTAGAGACAATAATATTCCTGTGCTTGAAGTTTCAGATTACACCGGTTTTCCGGAAATGCTCGATGGCAGGGTTAAGACTCTCCACCCTAAGATCCACGGTGGGCTTTTGGCGGTGCGTGATAATAGCGCGCATATGGAAACTGTGAAAAAGCACAATATCGGTTTGATTGATATGGTGGTAGTTAATCTTTATCCTTTTGAGAAAGTAATTCAAAAAGAAGGTATTCCAATAGAAGAGGCAATTGAGAATATTGATATCGGTGGGCCCAGTATGCTTCGCTCGGCAGCCAAGAACCACAGGTCAGTGGCGGTTATTTCTTCACCTTTACGCTACGCGCAGGTTTCCGAGGAGCTTAAGCGCAGCAAAGGCTTTTTATCAGAAAAGACGCTTCAGGAATTGGGCGTAGAAGTTTTTAAGGTTACATCTTGTTACGATTCAGCTATCAATGCATATTTGGGGGAACACATTTTAAATAATCACCAAACATCAAATAACCAATTTCCGGATAAATTAAGTTTGTCATTTTCTAAGCTGCAGGATTTACGTTACGGAGAAAACCCGCATCAAAGGGGAGCGTTTTACCGCGATCAAAATGCCTGCGTTGGTATTTGCGGGATGAAACAGCTTTGGGGAAAAGAATTGTCATTTAATAATATTTTGGACCTTAATGCCGCGATAAATATTGTCCAGGAATTTTCCAATCCGGGAGTAGTTTTTATCAAGCACAATAATCCTTGCGGGGTAGCGGAAAATAAAAATATCCTGAAAGCTTACCGTGATGCCTGGAGCTGCGATAAATTATCCGCCTTTGGCGGGATCTTGGCAATTAACCGAAAAATAGATTTAAATCTGGCTAAATTAATCGCCAGGAGCGGATTTTTAGAATGTATCGTCTGCCCCGGATTCGCGCAAGAGGCAGTAGAATTATTAACCGCTAAGAAAAATTTAAGGCTTTTGGAATTCTCCGGGTTACTTGATAAGATAGCGCAAGTTGATTTCAAGAGGGTAAGTGGCGGGCTTCTCGTTCAGGACGGCGACGGTAAACTTTTTAATCCGGAAGAGCTAAAAACAGTAACTTCTTTGAAACCTTCAAAATCGCAAATGCAGTCGCTTCTTTTTGCCTGGAAAGTGGCCAAGCATGTGAAATCAAACGCCATTGTTTTAGTTAAGGGCGCAAAAACCGTCGGTATTGGCGCGGGGCAAATGTCCCGGGTGGATTCGGTATTTATTTCTACCAAGAAATCCGGCAAGTTAGCCATTGGTTCAGTTATGGCCTCGGACGCATTTTTTCCCAAAGAAGATGCCATACAATTAGCTGCGAAATTTAAGATCAGGGCGATCATTCAGCCCGGAGGCTCTATTGCTGATGAGGCGATCATTAAGATGGCAGATAAGCATAAGATCGCCATGGTCTTTACCGGGACAAGGCACTTTAAACATTAAGTAAAATGATTTACCCGGAAGCAATCAAATATTTGGAATCGTTCATTAATTACGAGAAAATCCCGTATTATTCTTACAAGGATTCTGTAAAGTTAGAGCGCATCAAAGATTTTCTTTCCCTTATTGGAAATCCCCAAGAAAGCTTGCGCGTAATCCATGTTGCCGGCAGTAAGGGCAAGGGTTCTACAAGCGCTTTTATCGCCCAGATATTAAAAGAAGCGGGATTTAAAACCGGATTATACACTTCTCCGCACCTGTCAGACTTCAGGGAAAGAATTCGTGTCTTCAGCTGTCAGCCTTCAGCTATCAGCCTTCAGCCAAAAGAATTTGAAGGCATGATTGAGAAAAAAGATTTAACGCGCTTAGTTAAAAAACTAAGGCCTAAAATAGAACAATACAATAGGATTTTAAAATATGGCCCATTATCATTCTTTGAGGCCTACACAGCGCTAGCTTTTGTTTATTTTAAAGAAAAAAAAGTAGATTTCGCGGTTTTAGAGACTGGCATGGGCGGAAGGTTAGACGCAACAAATACTACTAATGCCCAAGTTTGTGTGATTACCCCTATTAGCTATGAGCATACGGACAAATTAGGTAAAACTCTAAGGCAAATAGCAAGAGAAAAGGCCGGAATAATCAAATCCGAAATCCGAAATCCGAAATCCGAAAGTGCAAAACCAATTGTGATTTGCGCGCCGCAGGAAAAAGAGGCGTTAGATGTTATTAGAAAAAGATGTATAGATGTTGGCGCAAAGATTTACGAAATAAAGAAAAATAAATTAACGCAGTTTAAAACTCAACTTTTAGGGTTTCATCAGCAGATAAACGCGAATGTTGCAAAAGAAGCGGTTAAGGCCTTGTCTTATTTTGGAGCAAAAATAAGCGATAGTAAAATTCGAAAAGGCCTCGCAGGCACTTTTTGGCCGGGAAGATGCGAGGTGATTTCTCAAAAGCCATTTATTGTTTTAGACGGTGCGCAGAATAAAGCTTCGGCAAAAGCATTAAAAGAAGCTATCAGGGCTAATTTCCGCTATAATAAGTTAATCTTGGTTTTAGGGATTTCACAGGATAAGGATATAAGGGGGATTTGCGCGCAATTGCGCACTTTAGCGGGTACAGTTATTTTAACTAAATCCAGTAATCCGCGCGCCACAGAACCAAAAGTCTTAGCGCGATATTTTCCTAAGAAAGATACGCGGCAAACTTCCGGCGTAAAAGAAGCCTTGTGTTTAGCTAAAGAAGAGGCGAAGGAAAAAGATTTAATATTGGTGACTGGGTCGCTGTTTGTGGTCGGAGAAGCCAGGGAAGATATATTAAGTTATTAAAAGCCGATGATTGGTAGCGGGGCCTTGTCTGTATTTTTGCGGGAACGTTTGCCCCGCCCCAGCGTGGCGGGGCTGCACTTCGTTCCAGCCCCTCGCTCTCGCTATATGTTTTTAGCGGGCGAACCTTGCCCGCTCGGGGCTTCCAAGATCCCGCAAAAACACAGCCAAGCCACCCGCTTAATCAGAGAGTATAATTTTGCTATACTATGAGGAGGGGTGATGGAGAAGAAAAGAATAATTCTTGGAGTTTTATTTCTTGTTGGCGGCTTTGTTATTTTAGTTCTAGTATTGAATATAATAAAGATAAACAAAGCGGAAACTTTCTTAAACAGCCTGAAGGGCGAAATAATTTACGTTAATAGGGATGGGCAGTATTCAAATGTGTATAAAATATCCGCTAATGGTAAAAATAGACAAATGCTATATCATAATATCGATAGGACGAATTCAAATTGCTTATTTCCTCAATGGTCATCGGATGGTTCAAGAATTTTCTTCACGGCAATGAGAAATGGTCAATGGAGAACGTTTATCATGGATTCAGATGGTAGCAATGTAGAAGTAGTTGAAAATAAAGAAAGTTCACTGGTGAGTCATTATTCAAGGGCAAACGACATTATAGTGAAAGCCGGAAATGTGTATTGTGTAGATGATAAAGGAAATGAATTTAAAGTATATAGTTTTGATGGTTATGATTACAAATTTAATCCAGGTGCTTCTGAAGCATCATGGAGCCCCGATAAAAAATTTGTTATTTTCCAATCATGCGAATATGGTTTCTTAGGAATGTGGGGAGGGTGTAGTATTTTAATAGCAGATCCGGGAACTGCAGAAGTGGTAAAGATAACTGCAGGTAAAGCGCCTGATTGGAAGTATTAACCTTTTTATCTTCTAAATTAAAAAAGCATTCTAATGATCAATATGCAGAGTTTAAATTTAAATGATACTATCGCAGCGATTGCTACACCTTGCGGAGAAGGCGGGATTGGGATTGTGCGCATAAGTGGTAAAGACGCCTTGCTAGTTGCAGATAAAGTTTTCTCTGCCAAAAGCAATAAGAAGCCGTCTACTTTTAAGAGTCATATGGTTCATTATGGTTGGATCATGGAAGCGAAAAGCGAAAAGCGAAAAGCGCAAAACGAAAAAATCATAGATGAGGTCCTGTTGACTGTCATGCGGGCTCCTCGCACTTATACCAAAGAAGATATTGTGGAAATAAACTGTCACGGCGGGATGGTGGCCTTAAAAAGTGTTTTAGATTTGGTTTTATCCTGCGGCGCGCGCCTTGCCGCTCCGGGTGAATTTACCAAGCGTGCCTTTTTAAACGGAAGAATTGATTTGGCCCAGGCAGAATCAGTGCTTGATATTATCCACGCCAAGAGCCAAGAAGCCCTCAGGGTAAGCTTAAGACAACTAAAGGGCGGCTTGTCAGAGAGAATAAATAAAATCCGCCAGGGGCTTTTGGAATCTTTAGCGTTATTAGAGGCAAATATTGAATTCCCCGATGAGGAAATCGGCAATATTGATAAAGATGCCTTGTTGGGCAAATTAAATGACGCGCTTGATAAATTAAATAGCCTTATTCAAACTTCTTTCTACGGGAAGATGATGCGCGATGGGATCCACGTTGTTATTTGCGGAAAGCCTAATGCCGGGAAGTCTTCTCTTTTAAATGCCATTCTTAAAGAAGAGCGCTCCATTGTTACTCCTATTGCCGGGACTACCCGGGATACAGTAGAAGAATTTATTTCCCTAAAAGGGGTGCCGGTGTGTTTAGTGGATACCGCCGGGCTTAAAGACGCATCCGGTTTGATTGAAAAAGAAGCCATGTCGCGTTCCCGAAAAAAGATAAAACACGCGGATGTAGTTTTGGTTGTTTTTGATTCTAGCACTAAACTGAACAAGGACGATAAAAAAATCCTGCGTCAGGCCAACTCCGATATTACAGTTGCGGTTTTAAACAAAATAGACTTGAAGAAAAGAATAGAAGAGGATGTAATCCGCAGGAGTTTGCCAAGAATAGTGGAAGTTTCCGCGAAAAAAGAAAGAAATATACAGGCTTTGGAAGAAGCAATTGTGGGGTTGGCCTGTAAAAGACAAGGCTCTTGCCAGGATGGATTTTTTGTTTCCAACACCCGGCACATTCAAGCCCTAAAAGAGGCACATAAACTTGTTGCTTCCGCAGTAAGTTCTATGGATAATAATTTATTGCCTGTGGAGTTAGTGGCTCAGGAATTAAAAGACGCATTATCTGGTTTGGATGAAGTTCTAGGAAAAGATTCAAATAAAGATATTTTAGATAAGATATTTTCGCAATTCTGCATTGGTAAATAACTAGTTTGGTTATTGATGTTTGATTATTGGTAAGCTTATTTGGTTGTTGGAATTTGGTTATTGATTATTGAATATATAGATATGTAATTTAACTGGGAGATAAACGAATGGATAAAAAGAAGATTGAGAAAGCGGTCCGTGATATATTAGTGGCAATCGGGGAAAACCCTAAGAAAAAAGATCTTTTGGAAACGCCTAAGCGCGTAGCAGAGATGTATGAAGAAATATTTTCTGGGGTAGGGCAAGACCCGCAGAAGTATTTAGAGGTTCTTTTAGAGCAGAAGCACCACGAGATAGTTCTTTTAAAGGGAATTCCTTTATATAGTGTTTGTGAACATCATCTTTTGCCGTTTTTTGGCAAGGCGCACGTGGCCTATATCCCTAAACAAGGACGGGTTACAGGTTTAAGTAAATTAGCTAGAGTTGTGGATATGCTGGCTCGCCGTCCGCAAGTACAGGAGCGTTTGACTACGCAGATCGCGGAAATCATCATGGAGAAATTAAAACCCCAAGGCTGCATGGTAGTTATTCAGGCAGAGCATCTTTGTATGTCCATGCGAGGCGTAAGAAAGCCCGGGACTTTGACGGTAACTTCCGCGGTAAGGGGCATCTTTAAAGAAAATCAGAAAACCCGTTCGGAAACCTTAGCTTTGATGCGGGATTAAAACCTTAAAATTATGTTACCCGAGCAAAAGATAAGAACGGCATTATTCTACTTAAGCGTTTTTATTTTCTTTTCCGGTCTTCCCTTTATCCTTGCCTTTTCTTTAGGGTATAAATTTGACTATCGCCATTTCAAATTCGCCAAGGCAGGGATGATTGTTTTAAAAACACAACCCGCAGGCGCGGATGTTTACCTTGATGGCGTATTGATTGAGCAAAAAACTACCGCCACTTTAAATGAGCTTTTGCCCGCCACTTATAATATCAGGCTGGAATTGCAAGGGCATTATCCGTGGTCAAGCCAGATTAAAGTAGAGCAAGGTAAGGCGTCTTTATTCGAGAAAATAATCCTGTTTGCCAAAAGAACCGATATTGAACAGCTGAATAAAACCAGCTTTTCTTCTTTCTATGTTGATAAAGAGCAAAAAAATATTTATTCCCTTGATTATGAAAATAGGAAACTTTATGTTTCAGGTTTGCAGGGAGAACACCATCGCCTTGCGGCGCTTGTTCCGAAGATGTCCCAAGAACCGCTTAAATTCATAATTTCTTTTGATAGAAAAAAGGTCATTTTTTTAAATAGCCGCCAGGTAGCAGTTTCTGAGATATTCACTCGGGAAGAAGATGTAATTGCAGATCAGGGGATTGTTTTGGATTATCCCTCGGATGTAATAGTAGATGCATTTTGGTATTCGGATAATTACCACTTTATGCTTGTTTGCCGAAAAAGAATTATTATCTGCGAGCCGGTAGAAGATTTCAAGCCTGTGGAATTGGCCAGTCTCTCAGGTCATAACCATAGTTATTTTTATGATATATCAAGTGACGTGTTGTACTTTTCTGATTATCAAAAGGCTGTGGATGGCCAGATGCACCAGAATTTGTATAAATTGGATGTAGCTCCTAAAGTTACTGTTCTGCCTAGAATTATTAAAATAAAGGCCAATGAGTAGTTTAGTTTACAACAGAAGATTTCTGGAAATCATTCCGGGAGCTGTTTCCTGGGGAATAATTATTTTCTTGGCGGGGATGTCTTTTATGAATCCCAAAGCCTGCGCCGTATTGATAATTATTTTTGATTTTTACTGGATCGTGCGCACAGTTTACCTGACAACGCTTCTTTTAATCGCCCATCATAAACTACATGTTCAAAGAAATATGGATTGGCTTGAGCGGTGCCGGAATTTAAGCGCGCAATACCGCTGGCAAAGTTTGTACCACTTGGTTATTTTTCCTGTTTATAAGGAGGACGCGGAAGTATTGCGTTTTTCTTTAGCGGCGATCAGAGAAAGCCAGTACCCCAAGGAAAAAATAATTGTTGTCCTGGGGTTTGAACAGCGCAACCATTTTGCAAGCTTTACTGCGAAAATACTGGAAGAAGAGTTTAAGGGTGATTTCTTAATCCTGTTTTCTGTTTTTCATCCCCAGGATATCCCGGGGGAAACCCAAACTAAAGGTGCCAATGCGACCTGGGCGGCTAAGCAAGCCAAAGATTTCTTAGATCAAAAACACATAAAATATGAGGATGTAGTCTTATCGTGTTTTGACGCTGATACCTGTGTGCATAATCAATATTTTGCTTGTCTGTCGCATTATTTTTTAACTGTGCCTTTTCCTCATCAGGCAAGTTATCAGCCTGTGCCGGTGTACAACAACAATATATGGCATGCGCCCTCATTCGCAAGGATCGTGGAAATAAGCTCATCTTTTACCCAGATGATTGAAAGCATGCGCCTTGAGAAATTTGTTACCTTTTCAAGCCATAGCATGAGTTTTAAGGCCTTAGTGGATATAAATTATTGGCCGGTGGATATGATTTCCGATGATTCTGTGGTTTATTGGAAAGCATTTTTATTTTATAAAGGGCAATACAGAGTTGTGCCGCTTCCCACAACCGTTTCCATGGACGTGGCATACAGTAAAGGGCTCTTCCGGACGATTGTTACCCAGTATAAACAAAAACGCAGATGGGCCTGGGGGGTTGAGAATTTTCCATTTTTAGTTATGGGGTTTAAAGATAACCCGGGTATTCCTTTTTTAATCCGTCTGCGGCGCACCTATAATCTTTTAGAAAGCCACGTAACCTGGGCGGTTTGGGCGGTTATTATTACTTTTATCAGCCCTCTGCCGGTTATTGTGGGAGGGGTATTATTTCAGCAGATGCCTTTAAGCCAGAATCTACCGCAAGTCACCGGGCTTCTTTTACGTTTTACCCTTGTAACTAGTTTAATCTGGGTTATTTTAAGCCGCCTGACTTTGCCCGCGCGGCCGCGGGATGTCAGCTGGATGAAAAACATTGTTATGTTTCTGGAGTGGGCGATTGTGCCGTTTGTAATTCTCATATTGGGCTCTACTCCGGCTTTGGATGCTCAAACCTGCCTTTTATCCGGCAGGCGAATGAAATTTGTTACTACCCCGAAAATAAAGAGGCCAAATGCCGGCAAATAAGATAACTTTTCTGGCTGTGCTTATTATTATTTTCTCCGCGGCGTGTGTTTATCTTAATTCACTCTCCGGAGATTTTGTTTGGGACGATTGTCTTCTCATCCGCGATAACGATTCTATTAACAGCTGGAACATAAAATCAATTTTTTTCGCCGACAGGAATACGTTAAGCCCCGGCATGTATGTCAGTTACCGTCCGCTAGAATCCCTAAGCTATTTATTTTCCTATAAACTATGGCAGCTTAATCCAGGAGGTTACCATTTTGTAAGCTTGGTTTTGCATATTTTGGTCGGGGTTTTTATTTTTTTGTTCGTAGGCTTAGTTTTTTCAGACTACCTGCTTTCTTTTCTGGCGGCCCTATTCTTTGTTGTTCATCCGGCGCATACTGAATCGGTTTCATACATAAGCGCCCGCGCAGAACCTTTGGCCTTTTTGTTTATCCTTTTGAGCTTTATATTCTATCTTTCCTGCCGCAAGCGCAATTCAGCTTTTGTTTATGCGGGGATATTTATTTTATCTTCGCTGGCTTTTTTATCCAAGGAAAGCGCTCTTATCCTGCCGGTATTAGTTATTTTATGGCACCTGGTTTTCAAAGAGTCAATTAAGCCTATTAAGATATTGCTTATGTTTCTAGCTGGCGCCATATTTATCTTTATCAGACAAAAAGCAACAGGCAGCTTTTTACCATCGGGCACAAGCCTTGCAGTTGTTCTTGAGAGGATCCCGGGATTCTTTTCTGCCTTCTCAGGGTATATAAGGATTTTATTCTTTCCCAAAGATCTGCATATGGAATATGGAATAGCGCATTTTAGCATATTAAGCTATGAGGCGCTTTTGGGTCTGGCAGAATTTATCTTTCTGATTTTTATTATGTACAAATACCGTTGGAATAAGATAATATTTTTCTGCTTGGGATGGTTTATGTGTGCGCTTATTCCGGTGGCGAATATCATTCCTTTTAATGCAACTTATTACATGGCCGAACACTGGCTGTATGTGCCGTCCTTAGGATTTTTTATTTTGCTGGCCTACTGTATATGCCGGCTTAAAACAAATTATAGAATTTTGGCTTTGAGCGCGGCATTAATCGTTTTTTGTGTTAGCGCGTATTTGACGTTTAAGCAAAATACTTACTGGAAAGATGAAATATTTTTTTACAACACCACCCTAAAATATAACCCGCAAAGCGCGCGGGTCTGGTATAATTTAGGCAATAGTTATTCGTCCAGGGATGATTATAAAAATGCTGTTCAGGCGTATCAGCAGGCAATACGCCTGAAGCCAGATTATACGCAAGCCTGCTATAACCTGGCGTTGGTTTACTATTGGCAGAAGGAATTTTCTTTAGCCAAAAAATATTTTCTGGAGGCTAAAAAACTAGGGCATTTAGGAAGAATAGATTCTTTGTTGCAAGGGTATAAGGCAAAATGAAAAAATTAATCGCCTGTTTATTTCTAACATTTGTTTTCTGCGGTATAGGTTTTTGCGGTTCTGTCATCCAGATTATTCAGGACTCCATGCCTGCGATGGTGATTTTGGAGTCTTATAATGTGCAGATTGTTCAGGGCCAGGACACTTATGTTAAGGATGGCCCCATGCTTGCGGTAGTCAAGCCAGTAGGTATTTCACAATATACAAGAAAAGGGGGAGGGGTGATAGTTGATCCTTCGGGGCTTATTGTGGCTAACAGCCATACCACCCAGCAGGCAGGACGCGTAAAGGTTGTTTTGGCGGATAACACCGAATATCAGGCAGAGATTTTGGTTTTCTCTCCAGATGATGATTTGGCAATCTTACGCATTAAGCCGGATGCGCCGTTAAAGTATATAACTCTTGCAGACATAAACAAGATTAAGTTAGGGGATCCGGTTTACAATGTGGGCAGATCTGATATTTTAAAGGATTCCATAAGCGAAGGCAAGATTATCGGCATCGGGACAAAGACTGACCCGGCAGATAAAAGCGTCTCCACCCAGATGCTAAAAATAGATTTTAATGTTTATCAGGGCGACAGCGGCGGCCCGGTGCTTAATAAGGACGGAGAGCTTCTGGGCCTTATTTTGGGCGGGTCAGTTACTTCCGGCAGATTAGCCTTGGCAGTTCCCTCTAACAAAATCAAAAAGTATCTCGATGATGCGCTTTCCAGGTGAGTAGGTTATTTTGGCCTTGCTGCCGCGCAGATTCATAGGTATAATAAATCCCACTTATGGCTAAATATATAAAATTCATACCCACATTTCTATTTTTGATCTTTTTTGCTGCATTGGCGTTGGCTCAAACCCCATCAGGATTCCCGGAAATATCTTTTTCTCCAGAAGACAGGGTACTTATCCTGGCTCCTCACCCCGACGATGAGACCATAGCTTGCGCCGGAGTAATCCAAAGGGCGCGCAGTATGAATATACCGGTAGAGGTAGTGCTTTTTACCGCAGGCGACAACAATCAATGGTCTTTTCTTGTTTACCGCAAGCATCCGGTTTTTTTCCCCAAGGCAGTTCAGAATCTTGGGCTGCTGCGTTATGCGGAGTCAATTGTCTCAGGGGCCTTTTTGGGAATCCCCGAAGAAAATATTATTCTTCTGGGCTATCCGGATTTTAAAACCCTGAATATCTGGTATGCTAATTGGGGAGACAATCCTCCTGTAAAAAGCCTCTTGACCAATGTGCGCGCGGTGCCCTATAAAAATGCTTTTCGTCCCGGGGCCGCCTATAAAGGCGATGATATATTGCGTGATTTAAAAACCATCATCAGAGAGTTTAAGCCTACCAAAATATTTGTCTCTCATCCCGCAGACCATAATCCCGACCACCGTTCGCTGTATCTATTTTGCCGGGTTGCTCTCTGGGACCTGGAGGGTGAGGTTGCCCCGCAAGTTTTTCCGTATTTGGTGCATTTTAAGAATTGGCCTAAGCCCTCGGCATATCGTCCGGAAATGAAAATAATTCCGCCGGCCTTCTTTAAAAATAATGTCAATTGGCAGGAATTAGCATTGACTGCCGAGCAGATAAAGAATAAAACCTCGGCCGTAGAAAAACACAATTCTCAATATAAATCCAGCAAGAATTACCTTCTTTCTTTTGTCAGGAGCAATGAATTATTCGGGGACTATCCGGTTTTGAAATTGCGCAGTTCCTCAGCTAATGAGGATTTTTTAATTTCAGAGGCAGGCGAAGAAATTGAAATACCCGAACAACTTGAAAATAAGGAGAGAGTTTCTTTTGTGGGGCTTCAATCCAGCTCTGTGCACGTAGAGAAAGATCAGCTTGTGATAAAGCTTGAATTTTCCAGGCCCCTAGGCAGGCAGACAGCGGCGTCTTTGCACGTTTTTGGTTACCGGCATGACCGCGAGTTTAGCCAGATGCCCAAGATTCACGTCAAATACGGGATGCTTTGGTATAAAATATTTGATCAAACCAGGCAATTAAGATCTAAAATATTTAAGGTAGTGCGTAAAAATAAGCAAACAACAGTCTATATTCCCCTAAAGGTCCTGGGGG
It encodes the following:
- a CDS encoding glycosyltransferase family 2 protein, which encodes MSSLVYNRRFLEIIPGAVSWGIIIFLAGMSFMNPKACAVLIIIFDFYWIVRTVYLTTLLLIAHHKLHVQRNMDWLERCRNLSAQYRWQSLYHLVIFPVYKEDAEVLRFSLAAIRESQYPKEKIIVVLGFEQRNHFASFTAKILEEEFKGDFLILFSVFHPQDIPGETQTKGANATWAAKQAKDFLDQKHIKYEDVVLSCFDADTCVHNQYFACLSHYFLTVPFPHQASYQPVPVYNNNIWHAPSFARIVEISSSFTQMIESMRLEKFVTFSSHSMSFKALVDINYWPVDMISDDSVVYWKAFLFYKGQYRVVPLPTTVSMDVAYSKGLFRTIVTQYKQKRRWAWGVENFPFLVMGFKDNPGIPFLIRLRRTYNLLESHVTWAVWAVIITFISPLPVIVGGVLFQQMPLSQNLPQVTGLLLRFTLVTSLIWVILSRLTLPARPRDVSWMKNIVMFLEWAIVPFVILILGSTPALDAQTCLLSGRRMKFVTTPKIKRPNAGK
- a CDS encoding tetratricopeptide repeat protein — protein: MPANKITFLAVLIIIFSAACVYLNSLSGDFVWDDCLLIRDNDSINSWNIKSIFFADRNTLSPGMYVSYRPLESLSYLFSYKLWQLNPGGYHFVSLVLHILVGVFIFLFVGLVFSDYLLSFLAALFFVVHPAHTESVSYISARAEPLAFLFILLSFIFYLSCRKRNSAFVYAGIFILSSLAFLSKESALILPVLVILWHLVFKESIKPIKILLMFLAGAIFIFIRQKATGSFLPSGTSLAVVLERIPGFFSAFSGYIRILFFPKDLHMEYGIAHFSILSYEALLGLAEFIFLIFIMYKYRWNKIIFFCLGWFMCALIPVANIIPFNATYYMAEHWLYVPSLGFFILLAYCICRLKTNYRILALSAALIVFCVSAYLTFKQNTYWKDEIFFYNTTLKYNPQSARVWYNLGNSYSSRDDYKNAVQAYQQAIRLKPDYTQACYNLALVYYWQKEFSLAKKYFLEAKKLGHLGRIDSLLQGYKAK
- a CDS encoding serine protease, which produces MKKLIACLFLTFVFCGIGFCGSVIQIIQDSMPAMVILESYNVQIVQGQDTYVKDGPMLAVVKPVGISQYTRKGGGVIVDPSGLIVANSHTTQQAGRVKVVLADNTEYQAEILVFSPDDDLAILRIKPDAPLKYITLADINKIKLGDPVYNVGRSDILKDSISEGKIIGIGTKTDPADKSVSTQMLKIDFNVYQGDSGGPVLNKDGELLGLILGGSVTSGRLALAVPSNKIKKYLDDALSR
- a CDS encoding PIG-L family deacetylase, with product MAKYIKFIPTFLFLIFFAALALAQTPSGFPEISFSPEDRVLILAPHPDDETIACAGVIQRARSMNIPVEVVLFTAGDNNQWSFLVYRKHPVFFPKAVQNLGLLRYAESIVSGAFLGIPEENIILLGYPDFKTLNIWYANWGDNPPVKSLLTNVRAVPYKNAFRPGAAYKGDDILRDLKTIIREFKPTKIFVSHPADHNPDHRSLYLFCRVALWDLEGEVAPQVFPYLVHFKNWPKPSAYRPEMKIIPPAFFKNNVNWQELALTAEQIKNKTSAVEKHNSQYKSSKNYLLSFVRSNELFGDYPVLKLRSSSANEDFLISEAGEEIEIPEQLENKERVSFVGLQSSSVHVEKDQLVIKLEFSRPLGRQTAASLHVFGYRHDREFSQMPKIHVKYGMLWYKIFDQTRQLRSKIFKVVRKNKQTTVYIPLKVLGDPEKILIGSHTYLGAVPLDWVAWRAVEIN